In Pseudomonas sp. HR96, the DNA window CGCGCTGGTTTTCAGCACCCTGCCCGTCCTCGGCCTTGCCGCCGACCGCACGGTCTACGGCCTCACCGAGCGGGTGCAGTTGCCCGAGCTCGGCGTGCAACTGGCGGCCAAGCTCGACACCGGGGCCGAGACCGCTTCGCTCAGTGCCCGCGACATCCAGCGCTTCAAGCGCGACGGCCAGTCCTGGGTGCGCTTCGTGGTGGCCGGCAGCCCAGAGGGCAACCCGCCGATCGAGCGCCCGCTGCTGCGCACCAGCCAGATCAAGCGCCGGGCCGGCGACTGTGCCTGCGACACCGACAGCAGCCAGACCCGCACCTCACGGCCGGTGGTGGAACTGCGCTTATGCCTGGGTCGGACCCTGCGCATGGTGCCGGTCAACCTCACCGACCGCAGCGCCTTCCAGTACCCCCTGCTGCTCGGGGCGCAGGCCCTGAAAGATTTTGCCGCGATCGTCGACCCCAGCCTGGCCGACACGGCGGGCGCCCCCGCCTGTGCCGCCGACGCCCTGCCGGCCGGGTGACAGG includes these proteins:
- a CDS encoding ATP-dependent zinc protease, with protein sequence MKLTAYLSALVFSTLPVLGLAADRTVYGLTERVQLPELGVQLAAKLDTGAETASLSARDIQRFKRDGQSWVRFVVAGSPEGNPPIERPLLRTSQIKRRAGDCACDTDSSQTRTSRPVVELRLCLGRTLRMVPVNLTDRSAFQYPLLLGAQALKDFAAIVDPSLADTAGAPACAADALPAG